TTTACTATTCCATTTCACTTTTTTGGtacatttttttgggttttttttggtgccatttaaattttgaagattTTAGTAGTAATTTTCCATAGCTTTTTACCTTGGTTCCTTTATTTGTCAAAATAATGGGGGGAGAAAACTATTTACTCTATGTCATTTGGAAGTTTCCTTAGAGGTATAATTGTAGTACTATTTGAAGGAAAAGGAGAAACCAATGATTTCTTGTTTTGGGTTGTCCTTAGGAAACACATTTGGGAAGGGTAGGGTGATTCCTATCAATATAAAAAGGAACTATCAATAACTCATTTCAAAACCCTTATACCTTCAATTATAAGgctattttatgtatattttgGGATGTTCTTATTTGCTTTAAACTAGTCATGTTTGTGGGTTGAATATTCTTGCCCCTCTTCATTGTTTTGTTTACATTTGGCAAGCTTTTGAGTAGAAAAGGTTGTGTTTTTAGTATCAAAgagatttttttattgatgataagaAGGAAAGAAAGCAAGAAAGGTTAGTTCTTTTTGTATTGATCtcttttacttttgttttcatGATTTGATGCCTACTTTATTTTAAGTAATACTTGCCCTTTATATATAATACTCCAAAGCTAGAACTTTACTTGTAAGTTTGTAACTTCAAACTTGCTTAGATTGCTTGTTGCTTCAGATTTAGTGTTAATTCTACTGTGTTTATAAATGGGTGGCTTTCATTTTGAGGGTTCTACTGGTctcataagaataataatagtagtactTCAGCTTGAAGATGCATAAAGCAAGTGTACAGTTACAACATTTATTAGTGAAGAATTGGTTCTTTAACATAATAAATGCCCTATATGGCCCATCTAGagatgttcattcgggtcatcgagttgatttcgggttaggtgtttcgggtcggtttgaAATCGGATTTTGGGGTCCTTAttgctttttacataattgtaaatcatttttgaagtcCGGTCAAATTGAATTCAATTACAATCGcatcgggtctgttttgaacatctCTAGCCCCTTCAAGTTGATAAGGGCATAGTTTGTCTTTATCTTACCCCTAATCATAGTTTTTATTAGCGGATTTATCGGGTATGATGATGTTTGTTAATAGTTCAAATTGCACTAGTAACGTGATCACTATTAAGGGGTTAGGAGCTTAGATTAAATGGTTGTTAGTCTGTCCTACAGTGAATGAATTAGGAAACTGATTTATCTCTTCTCTGCAATTGATGCAATTTTTGGATGGATATGGATGGGTAAGGTGACCCGGTTTTTTGATGCCTATAATGGAAGCAAGGCCTTGTCATGGTAACTTCTTATCCACTATTAGGCTCATTGTGAGCTGAGGTTTTGCATTATATATCTTAAATCATGGCCTTCTATCCCCATGTGCAAAGTGGTGGCTACAAAATTAGGATGATCCAAtttatttgggtttttttttctatttagtgCGAGAAAAGATAGTGAGTAAAACGTGTGTGTAGTACAACGAACAAAATAAGAAGCATAATGGCATGAAACCATGGCTCCCAAAATGTTCAAGATGGTCTTGTCTTCAAGAATATAGAAATGCATGAGTTGGAGAAGGATGTTACTTGTTGTTTACTAAAAGAGGGGGAGACTCAAGGATGTTTGTGGAAGTTTTTTAATTTAGGTCAAATGAGTAGAATAATTTCCAGAAACCTAATTCCACCTCTTTTTCTCCTAAACAAACCCCATAAAAGTCTTTGTTTAGAACTTTTATGGTTATGTAAACCATATATTCTTTTTGGCAACTAGCTTTTACCAACATGTATGGAGATCCTAGGCCTAGAAGTTTCATTTTAGATAGTTGTGTTTTTTAGTTTGATGTCCTTGATAAAGGGTTTTCAGTGAAGCTTTGAAGGCGTACATTCTAAAATGCTAAAACATATAGTATGTTTCAACTTTCAAGTTGGATAGCAAACAATTTCCTTACAAGGCTTGATTGGCCAATCTAGTCAATTGCGACAGGGTCAAGTGAAGCCGTGTAGAACTCAAAGTAATATGCTTTACTATTAGCATGTTCGCCTATCTCTTTTGGTGCTCTGCAAAGGTGAAAGTCGTGTCTTTCTACTAAATAGACGTTGATTTGTATGATTAATTCATAACTATATCCCCTCAAGGAACTAGTACTATAAATTAATGAAATATAAGCCAAAAGATGGTTTTCTATAGATAATCCTAGTGATCATCTTAACGAATATATCTCTTTATATTGCTATTGACAGATTGTGTAagcattttttttcttgttgaaAATTTTTGAGGAGTGTACGAACTCTCAATTGTTCTCTCTTCTCACCCTTATTCAGCCCTGCACTGGTATTTTTGGATTGGCAAGCATTGTTTTTTGTGCCGctgcgtgttagagtatataagatatccTGGGCTCCAACCATGAGTTTAAagatttaaatattttgtctacTCGGTCCTTAAAGAGTCTTGAGGCTTGGTAGTCATGTGTAGATTTCTAATCACAGTGTGGCTTCATGTTTCATGTTTGTTGATACTACTAATATCTAATGTTGCACTTTCAAATACTTCAATGATGTTGATTTGTAAGAAGGTATGTGCAATGTACATATGTTTCGACTTCTTGCATTTTCAGTATTTTGAGATATTCGGATGGCTACgttgttaaagtatataatttattctGGGGcgtcaaccatcaacttaagcttttaatCCAACATACGTTACTTGCAAATGGCGGCCTTTCCCTAGTTCCCTCCTTTTATGAACCCACGATTGTATTGTAACAATGTTTCAAATGGTCTTAATTTCAGGTACGTAATCAAATTTTGCGATCATCCCGAAGATGTATCTTGATGATTCTACCTGCAAAATGGTATTAGCCTAAGCTGATTCCAGTTTACGTAATATGGGCGTGCCATGAAGCGACGTTTTTTGATGATACAAATGACTATTTTGATTATGTCATTTTTCTGAAAACATCGAAAGATTTACTGTTTCGACTTAGAAGATCATGGAGAGTGAATCATACATGCATTTAGATCATCCCAACGGTATACCTATGATCATTAATGGCATCCCTTCTCAATCGTTGTCTGAATCAAATCTTCGAACCAATTTCTTTGAACAAAACACCCAAAATGATAGCATGCTTGGGCTTCCTTTGCTCACATCGCTGCAAGGGCAATGTTACAAAGCCATTCATTCTGATAAAGCTGTCAGCTACGATGGATTAATTGACCGAAGTAACTCTATATTTCAAGATCTTTGCTTGGGTGGTTCCCCTTTTGCTCCTAGCTCACTACCTATGGTTCTAGCTCCCCGAAATGGGCTCAATAACGATGCAAATAACTCGATCATGTCTCTTCAACAAGAGGTTCCCCCCGAATCTCTAAGAGAAATGTTCACAAGCGGAATCTCCTATGCTTCGAGTCCCTCCATTCCAACTATAAATTGTAGCTATGATGGTTCGGTTGGTGATTTAAATGATAAATGGGATCATAACGGAATCCTGATCCATCAAGACATGAATTGGAGAGCCTCTACATCGGGGTTGGAACCAATACCGTTCAATTGTAGCGAAAACGCAAATAATGAATGGTTATTACCAAGCTCCAATAGTGTTTGCACTAGTCATCCAATGGGATTTTCGAGATCCCATAACGAGCTCTCTCTGAGCCTTGCAACTTCTGGGTCCTCACTTCCTTCCGATTTGAGTTCTAGCGTTTTCCACAGTTCGTCTCAAACAAGGTTAAGTTCAGAACGAAGTTCTCATCGCAGCAACGAGTTGCCTCATGGTTGCACCTCCAATAGTAGGTCTGCCGAGGTTTCTCCAGTGATATCTGGCTCAAGATACCACTCTGTGCTACAGCAAATACTCTCAGAAATCGCAAGCTTTTCACTTGACAGTTTGGACAGGACTAGTTATAAAAACTGTATGAGCTCGAGTTCAAACCACCCGTTTTCTGCAAATCATTTATTCGATCCAGGGTCCTCGTTCAACAATCCAAATGAGTTTGACGACAATGATAGATCGTTTGAAATTCCATCTGGAAGTTCAAAGAAGGCACAGATGTTAGCTCTGCTACAAATGGTATGTTtcagtgaaacataattcggtagttagttcgccttttaaattcgcaattcgctcaaaatgattcaaacaatcTTATTTTGCAGGTGGATGATCGGTATAACCGGTGCTTAGATGAGATACACATGGTAATATCTGCATTTCATGCTGCAACTGAGCTGGATCCTCAACTACATTCATATTTTGCTCTTCAAACAATCTCATTCTTCTACAAAAATCTTCGAGAGAGAATAAGCAATCAAATCCTAGCCATGGGAATGGATAGTGGAAGTCCGAGATACAGTAATGGAAGGTCTTTAGACAAATCTTTCATTCAAAAGCAATGGACGATTCAACAAATGAAGAGAAAAGATCAAATGTGGAGACCCCAAAGAGGCCTTCCAGAGAGATCTGTATCAGTCTTACGAGCATGGATGTTCGACAACTTTCTTCACCCGTGAGTTTATGCCTTGATTAGTTATTTGTTTAGTTATTCTCGATGTCGATTGATCATTCACTAGATAAACAGTTAAAGTTGCAAAGATGAATTAACGCCCGagtgatgcaaattaagtgaaaTGATATCGATGGCTTCAAGTGCATCGGTAGTTGGATGAACTTCTCTGGCATTAGTTTCTGCGTCTAACTTGTCaaagaaccaattcaaccaaaagtttaagct
This Amaranthus tricolor cultivar Red isolate AtriRed21 chromosome 13, ASM2621246v1, whole genome shotgun sequence DNA region includes the following protein-coding sequences:
- the LOC130797709 gene encoding homeobox protein ATH1, which produces MESESYMHLDHPNGIPMIINGIPSQSLSESNLRTNFFEQNTQNDSMLGLPLLTSLQGQCYKAIHSDKAVSYDGLIDRSNSIFQDLCLGGSPFAPSSLPMVLAPRNGLNNDANNSIMSLQQEVPPESLREMFTSGISYASSPSIPTINCSYDGSVGDLNDKWDHNGILIHQDMNWRASTSGLEPIPFNCSENANNEWLLPSSNSVCTSHPMGFSRSHNELSLSLATSGSSLPSDLSSSVFHSSSQTRLSSERSSHRSNELPHGCTSNSRSAEVSPVISGSRYHSVLQQILSEIASFSLDSLDRTSYKNCMSSSSNHPFSANHLFDPGSSFNNPNEFDDNDRSFEIPSGSSKKAQMLALLQMVDDRYNRCLDEIHMVISAFHAATELDPQLHSYFALQTISFFYKNLRERISNQILAMGMDSGSPRYSNGRSLDKSFIQKQWTIQQMKRKDQMWRPQRGLPERSVSVLRAWMFDNFLHPYPKDAEKHLLAIKSGLTRSQVSNWFINARVRLWKPLVEEMCSELNRKKGSRQHDEESNNNNSSRSQLCVYDYNQR